The genomic DNA CGCCCTGATGGACCTCACCCTGAGCCAGGAGGAGTGGACCGCCTTCAGCGCCGAGCAGCGCACCCGCATCGGCGACGACTCCACCCGCTACCTGCCCTGGCTGCTGGACGACATCGACGCCGCCAAGGTCGCCACCGTCCTCGGCAAGATGCCCGAACCGCTGCGCCAGGCCTACGCCACCGAGTGGCGCGCCGCCTACGAGGACCTGGACATCTGGACCCCGAAGGCCGACGCCGCCCTGCGCTGAACCGCGGCCGCCGTCCGCCCCGGGACCGCCGCACCCATCCCCACCCCGCCAGAGACGCCCGCCCCCTTCCCGCCAGAGACGCCCATCCCCTTCCCGCCAGGGACATCAGAGACATCGGAGAGAACTCATGTCGCTGCAAGACCGCACCCAGGCCGTCCCCAAGGCCGCGGCACCGCCGCGGCAGGACGGCCGGCTCGGCCTCGCGCTGCTGGTCATCGCCGCAGCTCAGCTGATGCTGGTCCTCGACAACACCATCGTCGCCGTCGCCCTGCCGAGCATGCAGAGCGCCCTCGGCCTCAGCGAGTCCGGCCTCGGATGGGTCGTCACCGCCTACGCGCTGGCGTTCGGCGGCCTGCTGCTGGCCGGCGGCCGCGCCGGTGACCTCTTCGGCCGGCGCCGGGTCTTCCGCATCGGCCTGGTCCTGTTCACCGCCGCCTCCCTGCTCGGCGGCGTGGCCCAGAACGGGGAACTGCTCATCCTGGCCCGGGTGATCCAGGGCGCGGGCGCGGCCATCGCCGCCCCCACGGCCCTGTCACTGCTGGCCACCACCTTCGAAGCGGGCCCCGCCCGCAACAAGGCGCTCGGGGTGTACGGCGCCATGGGCGGACTCGGCTCGGTCGTCGGCCTGCTGCTCGGCGGTGTGCTCACCGAGTTCCTGAGCTGGCGCTGGGTGATGTTCATCAACATCCCGATCGCCCTGGCCGTACTGCTCGGCACCGGCGTCCTCGTCGAGGGCGACCGTGAGCGCGGCAAGGTAGACGTGCCCGGCGCGTTCGCCGCCACCTTCGGCTTCGGCGCCCTCGTCTTCGGCATCACCCGGGCCGGCGAGGAAGGCCTCGGTGACGGCCTCACCCTGATCGGCCTGGCCACCGCCCTCGTCCTGCTCGTCGCCTTCGTCGCCATCCAGCGCGGCAGCCGGGCGCCCATGGTCCCCCGGGGTCTGCTCGCCGACCGCAGCCGGGTCGGAGCCAACCTGATCATGTTCCTGGTCGGCGCCGGCATGCTCGCCACCTTCTACTTCCTCACCCTCTACATGCAGGTGGTCAAGGGCTACGAGCCGATGGTCACCGGCCTCGCGTACCTGCCCTTCGCACTCGGCATGGGCATCGCGGCCGGCGGTCTGGGCCCGCAGCTCCTGGCCCGGATCTCCGAGCGTGCCGTCATCTCCGTGGGTCTGGTCGTCGGCA from Streptomyces sp. CB09001 includes the following:
- a CDS encoding MFS transporter, coding for MSLQDRTQAVPKAAAPPRQDGRLGLALLVIAAAQLMLVLDNTIVAVALPSMQSALGLSESGLGWVVTAYALAFGGLLLAGGRAGDLFGRRRVFRIGLVLFTAASLLGGVAQNGELLILARVIQGAGAAIAAPTALSLLATTFEAGPARNKALGVYGAMGGLGSVVGLLLGGVLTEFLSWRWVMFINIPIALAVLLGTGVLVEGDRERGKVDVPGAFAATFGFGALVFGITRAGEEGLGDGLTLIGLATALVLLVAFVAIQRGSRAPMVPRGLLADRSRVGANLIMFLVGAGMLATFYFLTLYMQVVKGYEPMVTGLAYLPFALGMGIAAGGLGPQLLARISERAVISVGLVVGIAGMVWFSFLAPGQNPMVALLPAQLIVGLGLGMVFVTVTVISVRGVEPQATGAASGLVNTAQQIGGAIGLAALAAAATVVTENELPGSVPDALTTGYSYGFLLGGGLYLLALVVALVTAPATAPQPQRDMQHPPVAL